From a single Miscanthus floridulus cultivar M001 chromosome 8, ASM1932011v1, whole genome shotgun sequence genomic region:
- the LOC136471940 gene encoding ethanolamine-phosphate cytidylyltransferase-like isoform X1 — translation MMMGLLAFESHQGLWSSGYYSQLFGIGGVLITLTILMLSTGYFGGIGAPFAPNFWPYLGQVPKKREHKRPVRVYMDGCFDLMHYGHANALRQAKLLGNQLVVGVVSDEEIVANKGPPVLSMEERLTLVSGLKWVDEVIPNAPYEITEEFMNILFNKYNIDYIIHGDDPCLLPDGTDAYALAKKVGRYKQIKRTEGVSSTDIVGRILLTFKQKDADTDLNVAVAEKAGEKSNEEVKSQLSHFLPTSRRIMQFSNGQAPSPVARVVYVDGAFDLFHAGHVEFLRSARQLGDFLLVGIYDDQSIRDRRGCRPIMHLHERTLSVLACRYVDEVIIGAPWEVSKDMITTFNISLVVHGTVAEGNSAGEIDPYAVPKSMGIFQTIRSPKSITTLSVATRIVDNHEAYKKRNLKKKASEDRYYTEKKFVSGD, via the exons atgatgatggGATTACTAGCGTTTGAGAGCCACCAGGGGCTCTGGAGCAGCGGATACTATTCACAGCTGTTTGGAATTGGAGGAGTTCTGATCACTCTTACCATTCTTATGTTATCCACGGGCTACTTTGGGGGAATTGGTGCTCCATTTGCTCCGAATTTCTGGCCGTATCTAGGACAAGTTCCAAAGAAGAGGGAACACAAAAGGCCTGTGAGAGTGTACATGGATGGATGCTTTGATCTCATGCACTACGGCCATGCAAATGCATTGCGGCAGGCTAAGTTGCTGGGAAATCAGCTTGTAGTTGGAGTTGTCAGTGATGAGGAGATTGTAGCAAATAAAGGTCCACCTGTCCTTTCTATGGAAGAGAG GTTGACTCTTGTTAGTGGTCTGAAGTGGGTTGATGAGGTCATTCCCAATGCACCCTATGAGATAACAGAAGAATTCATGAATATCCTCTtcaacaagtacaacattgatTACATTATTCATGGAGATGATCCTTGTCTTTTACCTGATGGCACTGATGCATATGCGTTAGCAAAGAAGGTCGGGCGTTACAAACAAATCAAGCGAACAGAAGGTGTCTCGAGCACTGATATAGTTG GGAGGATACTGCTAACATTCAAGCAGAAAGATGCTGACACTGATTTAAATGTTGCTGTTGCTGAGAAGGCTGGAGAGAAATCAAACGAAGAAGTGAAGAGTCAGCTATCTCATTTTCTTCCAACTTCTCGCCGGATCATGCAGTTTTCAAATGGGCAG GCTCCTTCGCCAGTTGCTCGTGTTGTCTATGTAGATGGCGCATTTGATCTTTTCCACGCTGGCCATGTTGAG TTCCTCAGGAGTGCTAGACAACTTGGTGACTTTCTTCTTGTGGGTATCTATGACGACCAGTCTATCAG GGATAGAAGAGGCTGCCGTCCTATAATGCATCTCCATGAGCGTACTCTTAGTGTTCTTGCCTGCCGCTATGTTGATGAAGTCATTATTGGTGCGCCATGGGAAGTTTCTAAGGACATG ATCACTACGTTTAACATTTCATTGGTTGTCCATGGGACTGTAGCCGAGGGCAATTCAGCT GGTGAAATTGATCCTTATGCTGTTCCAAAGAGCATGGGCATTTTTCAGACAATCAGGAGCCCGAAATCTATAACAACATTGTCAGTGGCCACAAGAATAGTTGACAATCATGAAGCTTACAAG AAGAGGAACTTGAAAAAGAAGGCTAGCGAAGACCGGTACTACACAGAAAAGAAATTTGTTTCCGGAGACTAG
- the LOC136471940 gene encoding ethanolamine-phosphate cytidylyltransferase-like isoform X2, with the protein MMMGLLAFESHQGLWSSGYYSQLFGIGGVLITLTILMLSTGYFGGIGAPFAPNFWPYLGQVPKKREHKRPVRVYMDGCFDLMHYGHANALRQAKLLGNQLVVGVVSDEEIVANKGPPVLSMEERLTLVSGLKWVDEVIPNAPYEITEEFMNILFNKYNIDYIIHGDDPCLLPDGTDAYALAKKVGRYKQIKRTEGVSSTDIVGRILLTFKQKDADTDLNVAVAEKAGEKSNEEVKSQLSHFLPTSRRIMQFSNGQFLRSARQLGDFLLVGIYDDQSIRDRRGCRPIMHLHERTLSVLACRYVDEVIIGAPWEVSKDMITTFNISLVVHGTVAEGNSAGEIDPYAVPKSMGIFQTIRSPKSITTLSVATRIVDNHEAYKKRNLKKKASEDRYYTEKKFVSGD; encoded by the exons atgatgatggGATTACTAGCGTTTGAGAGCCACCAGGGGCTCTGGAGCAGCGGATACTATTCACAGCTGTTTGGAATTGGAGGAGTTCTGATCACTCTTACCATTCTTATGTTATCCACGGGCTACTTTGGGGGAATTGGTGCTCCATTTGCTCCGAATTTCTGGCCGTATCTAGGACAAGTTCCAAAGAAGAGGGAACACAAAAGGCCTGTGAGAGTGTACATGGATGGATGCTTTGATCTCATGCACTACGGCCATGCAAATGCATTGCGGCAGGCTAAGTTGCTGGGAAATCAGCTTGTAGTTGGAGTTGTCAGTGATGAGGAGATTGTAGCAAATAAAGGTCCACCTGTCCTTTCTATGGAAGAGAG GTTGACTCTTGTTAGTGGTCTGAAGTGGGTTGATGAGGTCATTCCCAATGCACCCTATGAGATAACAGAAGAATTCATGAATATCCTCTtcaacaagtacaacattgatTACATTATTCATGGAGATGATCCTTGTCTTTTACCTGATGGCACTGATGCATATGCGTTAGCAAAGAAGGTCGGGCGTTACAAACAAATCAAGCGAACAGAAGGTGTCTCGAGCACTGATATAGTTG GGAGGATACTGCTAACATTCAAGCAGAAAGATGCTGACACTGATTTAAATGTTGCTGTTGCTGAGAAGGCTGGAGAGAAATCAAACGAAGAAGTGAAGAGTCAGCTATCTCATTTTCTTCCAACTTCTCGCCGGATCATGCAGTTTTCAAATGGGCAG TTCCTCAGGAGTGCTAGACAACTTGGTGACTTTCTTCTTGTGGGTATCTATGACGACCAGTCTATCAG GGATAGAAGAGGCTGCCGTCCTATAATGCATCTCCATGAGCGTACTCTTAGTGTTCTTGCCTGCCGCTATGTTGATGAAGTCATTATTGGTGCGCCATGGGAAGTTTCTAAGGACATG ATCACTACGTTTAACATTTCATTGGTTGTCCATGGGACTGTAGCCGAGGGCAATTCAGCT GGTGAAATTGATCCTTATGCTGTTCCAAAGAGCATGGGCATTTTTCAGACAATCAGGAGCCCGAAATCTATAACAACATTGTCAGTGGCCACAAGAATAGTTGACAATCATGAAGCTTACAAG AAGAGGAACTTGAAAAAGAAGGCTAGCGAAGACCGGTACTACACAGAAAAGAAATTTGTTTCCGGAGACTAG
- the LOC136476327 gene encoding 26S proteasome non-ATPase regulatory subunit 1 homolog A-like, with protein sequence MAAAAVMVSSAGSLLAMLQEPAPELKLHALASLNSLVHAFWHEISTSVSSIESLYEDEEFVQRQLAALVASKVFFYLGELNDALSYALGAGPLFDVSDDSDYAQTLLAKALDEYAAIQSRSTGEEKTMDPRLETIVERMLDKCILDGKYQQAMGMSVECRRLDKLEGAISRCDNLHGALSYCINLSHQYVSHREYRLEILQCLVKIYQTLPDPDYLSICQCLMFLGEPESVASILDKLISGSKDDALLSYQTAFDLAENENQAFLLNVRNHLDALSSHTSAHVDPDSGPAVPSNQTNAATEPSGDVQMRDDVNMPNGSATTVDPNAATHADRLTKIKGILSGETSIQLTLQFLYSHNRSDLQILKTIKQAVEMRNSVCHSATIWSNAIMHAGTTVDTFLRENLEWLGRATNWAKFSATAGLGVIHRGHLQQGRALMAPYLPQNGAGGSGSPYSEGGALYALGLIHANHGEGIKDFLRESLRNATSEVVQHGACLGLGLAALGTSDEEICEDIKNILYTDSAVAGEAAGIGMGLLLVGTASEKATEMLAYAHDTQHEKIIRGLSLGIALTVYGREEEADTLIEQMTRDQDPILRYGGMYALALAYRGTANNKAIHQLLHFAVSDVSDDVRRTAVLALGFVLYNEPEQTPRIVSLLSESYNPHVRYGAALAVGISCAGTGLSEAISLLEPLTSDVVDFVRQGALIAMAMVMIQTNESYDSRVGAFRRQLEKIILDKHEDTMSKMGAILASGIIDAGGRNVTIKLKSRSKHDRLTAVVGLAIFTQFWYWYPLTYFISLAFSPTALIGVNSDLKVPKFEFLSNAKPSLFDYPKPVTQQTVTASVKVPAAILSTYAKSKSRAKKEAESKAKEKAEDSSNASTSMQVDGAAAEKKPPEPEPTFQILTNPARVVPAQEKFIKFLEDSRYKPVKAAPSGFVLLQDLKPTEAEELALTDAPSTAATTNAPASSASEPAAMAVDDEPQPPPAFEYTE encoded by the exons atggctgcggcggcggtgaTGGTGAGCTCGGCGGGCTCCCTGCTGGCGATGCTGCAAGAGCCGGCGCCGGAGCTCAAGCTCCACGCGCTCGCCAGCCTCAACTCCCTCGTCCACGCCTTCTGGCACGAGATCTCCACCAGCGTCTCCTCCAT TGAGAGTTTGTACGAAGACGAGGAGTTTGTCCAGAGGCAGCTTGCAGCACTAGTTGCCTCTAAGGTGTTTTTCTACTTGGGCGAGCTAAATGATGCTCTGTCGTATGCACTTGGCGCTGGACCCCTGTTTGATGTTTCTGACGACTCTGATTATGCTCAAACACTGTTAG CAAAAGCTTTGGATGAATATGCTGCCATCCAATCAAGGTCCACTGGGGAAGAAAAAACGATGGACCCTAGGCTGGAGACCATTGTGGAAAGGATGCTGGACAA GTGCATTCTTGATGGAAAATATCAACAGGCCATGGGTATGTCTGTTGAGTGCCGGAGACTGGATAAACTGGAGGGAGCAATTTCTCGATGTGATAACCTTCATGGAGCTCTTTCATATTGCATCAATTTGTCTCACCAATATGTTAGTCACCGCGAATATCGATTGGAG ATTCTACAATGTCTTGTCAAAATATATCAGACATTGCCAGATCCAGATTATTTAAGCATTTGCCAGTGTCTTATGTTCTTGGGTGAGCCTGAAAGTGTTGCAAGCATCTTGGACAAGCTGATTTCTGGAAGCAAG GATGATGCTCTACTTTCATATCAAACTGCTTTCGATCTTGCTGAAAATGAAAATCAGGCTTTCCTCCTGAATGTGCGGAATCACCTTGATGCATTGAGTTCACATACTTCTGCCCATGTGGACCCTGACAGTGGACCGGCTGTACCAAGTAATCAAACTAATGCTGCTACAGAACCGTCTGGGGATGTCCAGATGAGAGACGACGTAAACATGCCAAATGGCAGTGCTACCACTGTGGATCCAAATGCAGCAACACATGCTGATAGGCTGACAAAAATCAAGGGTATACTGTCAGGAGAGACATCTATTCAGTTGACATTGCAGTTCCTATACAGCCATAATAG GTCTGATCTTCAAATTTTGAAGACTATAAAGCAAGCTGTGGAAATGAGGAACAGTGTCTGCCATAGCGCAACAATCTGGTCTAATGCAATCATGCATGCAGGGACAACAGTTGATACTTTCCTCAGAGAAAACTTG GAATGGCTAGGTAGGGCAACCAACTGGGCCAAGTTCAGTGCCACTGCTGGACTAGGCGTCATTCATCGAGGCCATCTTCAACAAGGCCGTGCATTGATGGCCCCCTACCTGCCTCAGAATGGCGCTGGTGGCAGTGGTAGCCCATACTCGGAAGGAGGTGCCCTCTATGCTCTCGGTTTGATTCATGCCAACCATGGTGAAGGAATCAAAGATTTTCTTCGTGAGAGTCTTCGCAACGCCACTTCTGAG GTGGTCCAGCATGGTGCTTGTCTGGGTCTTGGGCTTGCAGCATTAGGTACATCAGACGAGGAAATATGTGAGGACATCAAGAATATTCTGTACACGGATAGTGCTGTGGCCGGTGAAGCAGCTGGTATTGGCATGGGTTTGCTCTTGGTTGGTACGGCCAGTGAGAAGGCCACTGAGATGCTTGCCTATGCTCATGATACACAACACGAGAAAATTATCAG GGGCTTGTCACTTGGAATTGCATTGACGGTGTATGGCAGGGAAGAAGAAGCTGACACCTTGATTGAACAAATGACTAGAGATCAGGATCCCATACTTCGTTATGGCGGTATGTATGCATTGGCTCTAGCATACAGAGGGACTGCAAATAACAAAGCTATCCACCAGCTTCTGCATTTTGCTGTGTCGGATGTGAGCGATGATGTGCGGAGGACTGCAGTGTTGGCTCTTGGTTTTGTTCTGTACAACGAGCCTGAACAGACACCCAGAATTGTGTCCCTACTATCAGAATCATACAATCCACATGTCCGTTATGGTGCAGCCCTAGCTGTTGGAATCTCCTGTGCTGGAACAGGATTAAGTGAAGCCATCTCCTTACTGGAGCCTCTGACATCAGACGTCGTCGACTTTGTACGCCAGGGTGCCCTCATTgccatggcaatggtgatgaTCCAGACCAATGAATCTTACGATTCACGTGTTGGAGCATTCAGGCGCCAGTTGGAAAAGATAATCCTTGACAAGCACGAGGATACCATGAGCAAAATGGGTGCCATACTGGCTTCCGGCATTATTGACGCCGGTGGCAGGAATGTCACCATCAAGCTCAAGTCGAGGTCAAAGCATGACAGGCTCACTGCTGTTGTCGGACTAGCTATTTTCACCCAGTTCTGGTACTGGTACCCGCTCACCTACTTCATAAGCCTTGCCTTCTCCCCGACGGCCCTCATCGGCGTCAACTCTGACCTGAAAGTGCCAAAGTTTGAGTTCCTGTCGAACGCTAAGCCGTCGCTGTTCGATTACCCCAAGCCAGTGACTCAGCAGACTGTGACCGCATCGGTCAAGGTGCCGGCGGCCATCTTGTCGACGTATGCCAAGTCTAAGTCTAGGGCAAAGAAGGAAGCAGAGAGCAAGGCCAAGGAGAAAGCAGAGGACTCTTCCAATGCTTCTACTTCGATGCAG GTGGACGGCGCTGCTGCAGAGAAGAAGCCCCCCGAGCCCGAGCCTACGTTCCAGATTCTGACGAACCCGGCCCGGGTCGTTCCAGCCCAGGAGAAGTTCATAAAATTCCTGGAAGACAGCAGGTACAAGCCGGTGAAGGCTGCCCCCTCGGGATTCGTCCTCCTGCAGGACCTCAAGCCCACGGAGGCCGAGGAGCTCGCCCTAACTGACGCGCCGTCAACCGCCGCCACGACCAACGCCCCGGCATCCAGCGCCAGTGAGCCGGCCGCCATGGCTGTCGACGATGAGCCCCAGCCGCCCCCGGCTTTTGAGTACACCGAATAG
- the LOC136471941 gene encoding glucan endo-1,3-beta-glucosidase 6-like, whose translation MARAGRSLSQSLPVAALVLAVALCAAARRTCAIGVNWGTQLSHQLPASTVVRLLQDNGFDRVKLFDAEDTILGALKGSGIQVMVGIPNDLLADLAAGGKAADNWVAKNVSGHVRDGVDIRYVAVGNEPFLETFNGTYLNTTFPAMQNIQAALVKAGLADKVKVTVPLNADVYQSPTGKPSDGDFRADIHGLMLTIVQFLASTGAPFVANVYPFISLYADPNFPLDYAFFQGSSSPVVDGGVTYQNTFDANHDTLVAALRRNGFGNVSVVVGEVGWPTDGDANANLDYARRFNQGFLTHIASGQGTPLRPGPVDAYLFSLIDEDRKSIQPGNFERHWGIFYYDGMPKYPLSLAGGNGSTLKPARGVKYLDKKWCVLKPSANLADQKVGDSVSYACGLADCTSLGYKTSCAGLDAKGNVSYAYNIYYQTMDQDDRACDFNGLATTTSVDPSTGTCRFIVEIDVGAAAPRSAMGVAAGWAAAVLAAFVLSVLL comes from the exons ATGGCGCGCGCCGGCCGCTCCTTGTCCCAGTCCCTACCCGTGGCGGCACTCGTGCTAGCAGTGGCGCTGTGCGCTGCGGCGAGGCGGACGTGCGCGATCGGCGTGAACTGGGGCACGCAGCTGAGCCACCAGCTGCCGGCGAGCACGGTGGTGCGGCTGCTGCAGGACAACGGCTTCGACAGAGTCAAGCTGTTCGACGCCGAGGACACCATCCTCGGCGCACTCAAGGGATCCGGCATCCAGGTCATGGTGGGAATCCCCAACGACCTGCTCGCCGACCTCGCCGCCGGCGGCAAGGCCGCCGACAACTGGGTCGCCAAGAACGTCTCTGGACATGTCCGCGACGGCGTCGACATAAG GTACGTGGCCGTGGGCAACGAGCCGTTCCTGGAGACGTTCAACGGGACGTACCTGAACACGACGTTCCCGGCGATGCAGAACATCCAGGCGGCGCTGGTGAAGGCCGGCCTTGCCGACAAGGTGAAGGTGACGGTGCCGCTGAACGCGGACGTGTACCAGTCGCCGACGGGGAAGCCGTCGGACGGCGACTTCCGCGCGGACATCCACGGCCTGATGCTCACCATCGTGCAGTTCCTGGCGTCCACGGGCGCGCCCTTCGTGGCCAACGTGTACCCGTTCATCAGCCTGTACGCGGACCCCAACTTCCCGCTCGACTACGCCTTCTTCCAGGGCTCCTCGTCGCCGGTCGTCGACGGCGGCGTCACGTACCAGAACACCTTCGACGCCAACCACGACACGCTCGTGGCCGCTCTGCGCCGCAACGGCTTTGGGAACGTCTCCGTCGTCGTGGGCGAGGTGGGCTGGCCCACCGACGGCGACGCCAACGCCAACCTCGACTACGCGCGCCGCTTCAACCAGGGCTTCCTCACCCACATCGCCTCCGGCCAGGGCACGCCGCTGCGCCCGGGCCCCGTCGACGCCTACCTCTTCAGCCTCATCGACGAGGACCGCAAGAGCATCCAGCCGGGCAACTTCGAGCGCCACTGGGGCATCTTCTACTACGACGGCATGCCCAAGTACCCGCTCAGCCTCGCCGGCGGCAACGGCTCCACGCTCAAGCCGGCCAGGGGCGTCAAGTACCTGGACAAGAAGTGGTGCGTGCTCAAGCCGTCCGCCAACCTCGCCGACCAGAAGGTGGGCGACAGCGTCAGCTACGCGTGCGGCCTCGCCGACTGCACCAGCCTCGGCTACAAGACCTCCTGCGCTGGCCTCGACGCCAAGGGCAACGTCTCCTACGCCTACAACATCTACTACCAGACCATGGACCAGGACGACCGCGCCTGCGACTTCAACGGcctcgccaccaccacctccgtcgACCCGTCCACCGGCACATGCCGCTTCATCGTCGAGATTGATGTCGgcgccgccgcgccacgctctgcCATGGGCGTCGCGGCCGGGTGGGCGGCTGCCGTGCTCGCGGCCTTCGTGTTGTCCGTATTGTTGTGA